The following coding sequences lie in one Musa acuminata AAA Group cultivar baxijiao chromosome BXJ3-1, Cavendish_Baxijiao_AAA, whole genome shotgun sequence genomic window:
- the LOC135629311 gene encoding cysteine-rich receptor-like protein kinase 44 isoform X2: MKMAISVLQVANRSHRRLMNSPPQTNTTDGGSQKKSSSSAMPIMVSILVVVIVGALIYCIYCWRWRRRNAVRRAQIENLGPISSSDLSVIDLSTIEAATDNFSEDKKLGEGGFGPVYRAVLRGGQEVAVKRLSTKSRQGNVEFKNEVQLIAKLQHRNLVRLLGCCVERDEKLLIYEYLPNRSLDAFLFDPSRRSQLDWRRRYVIVVGVARGLLYLHEDSMLRVIHRDLKASNVLLDNRMNPKISDFGMAKIFEGEDHEVNTGKVVGTYGYVAPEYAMQGTFSVKSDVFSFGVLLLEILSGERNGGSHVQRHGQTLLRHAWELWDDDRASEFMDPSLGDCYPTNEASRCFHVGLLCVQENPEDRPTISSVLVMLKSEQMPLPPPNEPPSFTRLRTTPDSRKSSAARSDSPTTHSLNQVTVTSIDPR; this comes from the exons ATGAAGATGGCGATAAGCGTTCTCCAAGTTGCTAATCGGTCGCATCGCCGCTTGATGAATTCGCCTCCACAAACAAACACCACCGATGGAG GGAGCCAAAAGAAATCGAGTTCATCCGCAATGCCAATCATGGTGTCGATTCTTGTAGTGGTCATCGTCGGCGCTTTGATCTACTGCATATATTGCTGGAGGTGGAGAAGACGCAACG CTGTGAGAAGAGCTCAGATCGAGAACCTAGGTCCCATATCAAGCTCAGACCTGTCCGTGATCGATCTTTCCACAATAGAGGCAGCCACGGATAACTTCTCCGAGGACAAGAAACTCGGTGAAGGTGGATTCGGCCCTGTATACAGA GCGGTGCTCCGTGGAGGACAGGAAGTTGCTGTTAAGAGGCTGTCGACGAAATCCAGGCAAGGTAATGTGGAGTTCAAGAATGAGGTGCAGCTGATTGCGAAACTCCAGCACCGGAATCTTGTGAGATTGTTGGGTTGCTGCGTGGAGAGGGATGAGAAGCTTCTCATCTATGAATACCTGCCCAATAGGAGTCTGGACGCCTTCCTATTTG ATCCGAGCAGGAGGTCTCAGTTGGACTGGCGGAGGCGATACGTCATCGTTGTGGGAGTGGCGAGGGGGCTTCTCTACCTCCACGAGGACTCCATGCTCAGGGTCATTCACAGGGACCTGAAAGCCAGCAATGTTTTGCTGGACAACAGGATGAACCCCAAGATATCGGACTTCGGCATGGCAAAGATCTTCGAGGGAGAAGACCACGAAGTCAACACGGGCAAAGTCGTGGGAACCTA TGGCTATGTGGCTCCGGAGTACGCGATGCAAGGTACGTTCTCTGTGAAGTCCGACGTCTTCAGCTTTGGGGTTCTCCTGCTAGAGATTCTGAGCGGGGAGAGGAACGGGGGATCACACGTTCAGCGACATGGCCAGACACTCCTCAGACAT GCATGGGAGCTGTGGGACGATGACAGAGCCTCGGAGTTCATGGATCCATCGCTGGGAGACTGCTACCCTACGAACGAAGCAAGCCGCTGCTTCCACGTCGGGTTGCTGTGCGTGCAGGAGAACCCGGAAGACCGACCCACCATCTCGTCGGTGCTGGTGATGTTGAAGAGCGAACagatgccgctgccgccgccgaatGAGCCGCCATCCTTCACGAGGCTGAGGACGACGCCCGACTCCCGCAAGTCCTCCGCTGCAAGATCTGATTCACCCACAACGCATTCTCTGAATCAGGTGACCGTCACGTCCATCGATCCACGGTAG
- the LOC135629311 gene encoding cysteine-rich receptor-like protein kinase 44 isoform X1, with product MKMAISVLQVANRSHRRLMNSPPQTNTTDGAGSQKKSSSSAMPIMVSILVVVIVGALIYCIYCWRWRRRNAVRRAQIENLGPISSSDLSVIDLSTIEAATDNFSEDKKLGEGGFGPVYRAVLRGGQEVAVKRLSTKSRQGNVEFKNEVQLIAKLQHRNLVRLLGCCVERDEKLLIYEYLPNRSLDAFLFDPSRRSQLDWRRRYVIVVGVARGLLYLHEDSMLRVIHRDLKASNVLLDNRMNPKISDFGMAKIFEGEDHEVNTGKVVGTYGYVAPEYAMQGTFSVKSDVFSFGVLLLEILSGERNGGSHVQRHGQTLLRHAWELWDDDRASEFMDPSLGDCYPTNEASRCFHVGLLCVQENPEDRPTISSVLVMLKSEQMPLPPPNEPPSFTRLRTTPDSRKSSAARSDSPTTHSLNQVTVTSIDPR from the exons ATGAAGATGGCGATAAGCGTTCTCCAAGTTGCTAATCGGTCGCATCGCCGCTTGATGAATTCGCCTCCACAAACAAACACCACCGATGGAG CAGGGAGCCAAAAGAAATCGAGTTCATCCGCAATGCCAATCATGGTGTCGATTCTTGTAGTGGTCATCGTCGGCGCTTTGATCTACTGCATATATTGCTGGAGGTGGAGAAGACGCAACG CTGTGAGAAGAGCTCAGATCGAGAACCTAGGTCCCATATCAAGCTCAGACCTGTCCGTGATCGATCTTTCCACAATAGAGGCAGCCACGGATAACTTCTCCGAGGACAAGAAACTCGGTGAAGGTGGATTCGGCCCTGTATACAGA GCGGTGCTCCGTGGAGGACAGGAAGTTGCTGTTAAGAGGCTGTCGACGAAATCCAGGCAAGGTAATGTGGAGTTCAAGAATGAGGTGCAGCTGATTGCGAAACTCCAGCACCGGAATCTTGTGAGATTGTTGGGTTGCTGCGTGGAGAGGGATGAGAAGCTTCTCATCTATGAATACCTGCCCAATAGGAGTCTGGACGCCTTCCTATTTG ATCCGAGCAGGAGGTCTCAGTTGGACTGGCGGAGGCGATACGTCATCGTTGTGGGAGTGGCGAGGGGGCTTCTCTACCTCCACGAGGACTCCATGCTCAGGGTCATTCACAGGGACCTGAAAGCCAGCAATGTTTTGCTGGACAACAGGATGAACCCCAAGATATCGGACTTCGGCATGGCAAAGATCTTCGAGGGAGAAGACCACGAAGTCAACACGGGCAAAGTCGTGGGAACCTA TGGCTATGTGGCTCCGGAGTACGCGATGCAAGGTACGTTCTCTGTGAAGTCCGACGTCTTCAGCTTTGGGGTTCTCCTGCTAGAGATTCTGAGCGGGGAGAGGAACGGGGGATCACACGTTCAGCGACATGGCCAGACACTCCTCAGACAT GCATGGGAGCTGTGGGACGATGACAGAGCCTCGGAGTTCATGGATCCATCGCTGGGAGACTGCTACCCTACGAACGAAGCAAGCCGCTGCTTCCACGTCGGGTTGCTGTGCGTGCAGGAGAACCCGGAAGACCGACCCACCATCTCGTCGGTGCTGGTGATGTTGAAGAGCGAACagatgccgctgccgccgccgaatGAGCCGCCATCCTTCACGAGGCTGAGGACGACGCCCGACTCCCGCAAGTCCTCCGCTGCAAGATCTGATTCACCCACAACGCATTCTCTGAATCAGGTGACCGTCACGTCCATCGATCCACGGTAG